Proteins found in one Arthrobacter sp. U41 genomic segment:
- a CDS encoding IclR family transcriptional regulator: protein MQRATEILDFLGEGSQSLSAVAKRFDVHRSTVLRQLQTLEEAGFVLRRGNGHYSIGPKMISIAQQALDSLDLPSVAHDEIRKLHARTGNTIHLAQLVESTVMYVDKVEGQDSVRMYSRIGKTVLPHCTGVGKAILSQISEARRDAVLAGAEWTPFTEHTVVSREALDEQLAVIEAQGWGVDDGEFEDFVNCIAVPVSNTSATIVGAISLTAIKAVATIEDLKVYLEDIRSTARAISRQLG from the coding sequence GTGCAACGGGCCACCGAAATACTGGACTTCCTCGGTGAAGGATCGCAAAGCCTCAGCGCGGTAGCGAAGCGATTTGACGTGCACCGGTCAACGGTCCTGCGCCAATTACAGACGCTGGAAGAAGCGGGATTCGTGCTTCGCCGCGGAAACGGCCATTACAGCATTGGACCCAAAATGATCTCCATTGCCCAGCAGGCCCTGGACAGTCTGGACCTGCCTTCCGTTGCCCACGACGAAATCCGAAAGCTGCACGCTCGCACTGGCAACACCATCCACCTTGCCCAACTCGTGGAATCAACGGTGATGTACGTGGACAAGGTGGAAGGTCAGGACAGCGTGCGGATGTACTCACGCATAGGCAAGACCGTTCTTCCCCACTGCACCGGCGTGGGCAAAGCGATACTCAGCCAGATCTCAGAAGCCCGTCGTGACGCAGTGCTCGCCGGTGCCGAATGGACACCCTTCACCGAGCACACCGTCGTTTCGAGGGAAGCCCTGGACGAGCAACTGGCTGTAATCGAGGCCCAGGGGTGGGGGGTCGATGACGGGGAATTCGAGGATTTCGTTAACTGCATCGCAGTTCCCGTCTCAAATACCAGCGCCACGATCGTCGGTGCTATTTCCCTCACCGCCATCAAGGCTGTGGCAACCATTGAGGACCTTAAGGTCTATCTGGAGGACATCCGCAGCACCGCCCGGGCAATTTCCCGGCAACTCGGCTAA